The Candidatus Binatia bacterium genome includes the window GACGTCGAACTCGCTCGTGTGGCGCCGCAGCGACGTCGAGGGCGTCTTCGTCCAGCCGAGCGCCGAGTCGAACTGGTTCATCGTCCGGCGCGGCGTGAAGCCGAACAGGCGCAGCCCGCCCTCGAGCACGAGGAAGACGAACAGCAGCGACACGAGCAAAGCGAGGGCTTGGTTGATGCGATTCACGGGATCCCCCGAGAGCGGCGGGTGCGGCGGCGGGACGAGATCATCTGCCCGCGCGCCGTGGTGCGAGGTCGGTATGGAGCGATGCGGGTCAACCTTGACGGTGAGCCGCGGCGAGCGTCTCGTTGTCCTTCTGCCAGGGGACGAAGGCGGTGTCGCCCGGCCGGCGGCGTCGCAGCGGATCGGTCGCGAGCCGCACGACGAGCGCGACCGGACCGAGCAGGACGAAGTACAGGAAGCCGAGGACGATGCCGCCCATCACCTCGCCGAAGCGGTGGAAGAAGGCGAGCAGCGCGGCGAGCTTGGGAGAAGAGGAACCTTCCATGTCGGCCGGGGATGATACCCGTCGTCCCGGTGGAAGGGTACCCACGATTTTCATCGTCCGGCGCGCCGGCCGGACCTCGGGTTCGACACGTCGAAGCCTATGCGGGTCGGCCCGGTCGACCCATGCCGCCGGGCGGCCTCGGACAGCGGCTGGCCGGCCGGACCGGCGCGCGCGTCGGCAGGATCAGCGCCCGGCCGCCGGGTCAGCGCGCGGCCGTCGAGCCGTCCGCGCCGCTCTCGCCCACCGCGCAGTCGACCGGCGACACGGCGCCCGGATCGAGCGTCCGCAGCGTGTCGCACCAGGCCGCGATCGCGGCCTCGTCGCTGCGCAGCTGCGTCGTGCGGTCGAGCAGCCGGTGGATGTCCGCCGCGCGCCGACGCTGGTTGATCGCGAGCGGCAGCGACGCCGGATCCTGCGCGTTGACCTCGCTCAGCGTGACGAGGTCGAGCGCGATCTCCGGGATGTTCTCGCGCCGGCGGTCGATCTGGAGCGCCTCCTCGAGCGCGGCCACCGCGGCGGCGCGATTGCCGACCGACGCGTGCACCGCGCCCAGGTTGCGCAGCCGGTTCGCCGCGCCGGCCTCGTTGCCGCGCTTGCGGTCGATCTTGAGCGCCGACTCGAGCAGCGAGATCGCACGCTGCGGATCGCCCTGCTTGCGCGCGAGCAGCGCCTGGTTGTTGAGGATCGTCGCGAGCGTCGCGTCCGCGCCGGCGGCCTCGGCGACCGCGCGCGCTTGCTGGTAGTGCGCGTCCGCCGCCGCGAGGTCGCCGGACTCCTCGTACAGCGTGCCGAGGTTACTCAGCGCCGCGGCCTCCTCCGCGCCGTCGCCGGTGAGCCGCGCGAGGCTCTGCGCTTCGAGGTACGCGAGACGCGCGCCTTCCGGATCGCCGGTACGCTGGCGCAGGTTGCCGACGCGGTTCAGCGCGCCCGCGATCGCCGCGGTGTCGTCGATGCTGCGGTAGCCGAGCAGCGCGCGCTCCTCGAGGATCCGCGCGCGCTCGAGGTCGCCGCGCTGCGCCGCCTCGAAGCTCGATTGCTCGAGCGTGCGGGCGTCGGCGCGCACGCCGGTGCGATCGCTGCTGCTCGTCGCCGAGCACGCGAGCGTCCCCGCCGCGAGCGCGAGCAGCGCCGCACGCTTGATCGCGTCGGACCGCATCTAGCGCGCACCCGCCGCGGGCGCGGCCCCCATGCTAGGCTCGATCGAGCTGTCGATGCGCTCCATCGCCGCCGGTAGCTGCTGCGTCTTCTGGTCGATGTAGCCGCGCAGGAAGATCGTCTTGCCGGCGGCGTCGAACACCGTGGTCGCCTCGCGGATGCCGCGCTGGGTCTCGAGCGCGAGCATCGGGAAGGTGTCCGAGGCGACCTTCAAGTTCTCGGCGACGACCTTCAGATCCTCGACGATGGTCGGGAAGTGCTGCGCGCTCTCGCGCAGCGTCTCCGAGAGCTGGGCGATCTCGCCGGCCGCCTTGCGCATCGACTGCATGGTCGCCGGCAGGTCCGAGGTCGCGATGCGGATCTGCTCGATCGTCCCCTGCGCCGAGAGCAGCACCTCGCGCGCGTTGGTCAGCGTGCCCGTGAGCTCCTCCTCGACCGACGGCGAGTTGATCAGCCGGCCGATCGTGCCCTCGCCGGCGTCGACCTTCGCGAGGATGTTGCTCATGCTCTCGAGCGAGCGCTGGATCGGCGACTGCTCGTCGGTCAGGTTGCCGGTCGCCGACGCGATGTCGCCGAGGATCTTGTCGAGCTTGTCGCGGATCGGCTCGATCTGGTCGATGATGTCGGTGAGCGTCAGCGGGTCCTGGCTGCGCAGCGTGGCGCCGGCGGGAATGATCGGCGCCTGCGCGCTGCCGACCGAGATCTCGACCGACTTGTCGCCGAGCAGGCCGACGGAGGCGATGGTCGCGACCGAGTCGGTGCGGATCTGCTCGTGGAAGCGCTCCTCGATGTTCATCACGACCTCGACCTTGCCGACGCGGCCGATCGGCTTCGGCTCCGCGTCGGCCGGCTCGTCGGCGGTCGGCTGGTAGGTATCGGCGGGCACGAAGCGAAGCCGCTCGACCGAGCCGACGTGCACGCCGGCGACGAACACCGGCGCACCCGCGCGCAGACCGCTCACCGTGCCGAAGATCGCGTTGACGCGAAACCGCTTCTCGAAGATGCGCTGGTTCGCCCCGAGCATGACCACCATCACGGTGGCCGCCGCCAGCGCGACGAGCACGAACACGCCGACGATGGTCTCGCGGCGACGCTCCGTTTCTCTGCTCATCTCAGTGATTCTCGGTCGTTCTTTTCTTCAGCCATACAGGAACGCGCGCAGCTTCGCGTTCGGGCTCTGCTTGATCTCCTCGAGCGGTCCCTCGACCAGAATCTTCCCCTCGTCGAGCATCGCCACCCGGTCCGCCACCAGGAAAGCGCAGCGGACGTCGTGCGTCACGACGATCGACGTCACGTGGCGCTCCCGCTGCAGCCGCCGGATGAGCTCGCTGATGGTGTCCGAGGTGAGCGGGTCGAGGCCCGTCGTCGGCTCGTCGTACACCACGATCTCGGGCTCGAGCACGATCGAGCGCGCGAGCCCGACGCGCTTCTGCATGCCGCCGGAGAGCTCGGCCGGCATCTTGTCCTCGATGCCCTCGAGCTCGATCCACGACAGCACCTCGGCGACGCGCGCTGCGATCTCGTCCTCCGAGAGCTTGCGGTGCTGACGCAGCGGGAAGGCGATGTTCTCGCCGACCGTCATCGAGTCGAAGAGCGCCGCGCCCTGGAACAGAAAGCCCGTGCGCAGCCAGACGTGCCGCCACTCGTCGATCGTCTTGAAGCGCGTCACGTCCTCGCCGTCGACCAGCACCTGACCTGCGTCGGGCGTCAGCAATCCCACCAGCATGCTCAGCAGCACCGACTTGCCCGAGCCGCTGCTGCCCATGATGACCTGGGTCTCGCCGCGGTTGACGCGCAGGTCGACGCCGCGCAGCACCTGCTTGTCGCCGAAGGACTTGTGCAGGTTGCGGAACTCGACCAGGACGCGGCCGTCGCTCGCGCCCTCCGAAGCGCTGGTCGTCGTCGGCGCGATCTTCTCAGAAGCCAAGGGAAACCAGGATCTGCGTCATGAAGACGTCGGTGATGAAGATCATCAGCGAGGCGGTGACCACGGTGTTGGTGGTCGCGCGCCCGACGCCGCTCGTGCCGCCCTCGGTGCGGAAGCCGTAGAACGACGCCGTCGTGCCCACGATCAGCCCGAAGATCACCGTCTTGCCGAGGCCGGTCAGCAGGTCGTTGAGCGTCACGTAGTAGAGCGTCGTCTCGAGGTAGGTCGACGGCGGCACGCCGCCCGCGGTCACCGCGACCAGCGCGCCGCCGAGGATGCCGAGCAGGTCGGAGATCGCCGCGAGCAGCGGCACGGCGAGCACGCAGGCGAGGATGCGCGTCGCGACCAGGTACTGCCGCGGGTCGACCGCGAGCACCTGCAGCGCGTCGATCTGGCGCGTCACCTTCATCGAGCCGAGCTCGGCGCTGATGCCCGATCCGGCGCGTCCCGCGACCATGAGCGCCGTCACCACCGGCCCGAGCTCCTTGGTGACCGACAGCCCCACCACCACCGCGACGTAGTGGACCGCGCCGAACTTGCGCAGCATGACGATCGTCTGCAGCGCGAGCACGACGCCGATCGCGAACGACGCAATCGCGGTGAGCGGCAGCGTCTTGAGGCCGATCTCGTAGAGCTGCAGCACGACGACGCGCACCGGGAAGCCGCGTCGCACGATCGTCCGCGCCGAGCTCGCGAGGAAGACGACCAGGCTGCCCACGAAGCTCGCGAGCTCGATCACCTGGCGGCCCGCGTTGGCGACGAATGTCGGTTTGGTCGGATTCATCGGCAACGTGCGCTGTGCGCGGCTTACCACGCGCTGCTGGTGCGATCTAACGACGGCGCGCGCCACCGCCGAACAGCGCGCCGATCTTGCCCGGCAGCGCCGCGAACCACTCCTCGACGGCTTCGCGCACCTGCTTGACGGCGGACGCGGGATCGGTGCGCGCGACCTGCCGCGTGACCTCGCGCGCGCACGACTCGCGCGGCGCGGTCCCCGCGAGGAACACCTCGGTGATCGCCGGACCGCAGCCCTCCGCCGCGAGCTTGCCGGACGAGGCTTCGACCGACACCAGCTCGACCCCGCGCGGCACCTCGAACTGCTCGCCCGGCAGGCCGGCGAGCGCGCGCTTCATGATCGCGGTCCACACCGGGACGGCGAGCTGGGCCGCGCCGCCGCGCAGCGGCCGGTCGTCGTCGAAGCCCACCCAGACGCCGACGACCAGCGTCGGCGTGTAGCCGACGAACCAGGCATCGCGCGAGTCGTCGCTGGTGCCGGTCTTGCCGGCGATCGCGCCGCGCAGACCGGCACGCCGCACCTGGCTCGCCGTGCCGTGGTCGACGACGCCCTCGAGCATCGAGTGCACGACGTAGGTCGCGTCCGCGCGCGCGACGTCCTCGCTGCGCTCCCCGCCCCGCAGCAGCACCACTCCCGACGGCGCCTTCACCGTCGCGATCGAGCGCGGCACGACGCGATCGCCGCCGCGCGGGAACAGCGTGTAGGCCGCCGTCACGCGCAAGAGCGAGCTCTCGAAGGCGCCGAGCGCGAGCGCCGGCACGCGCGGCAGCCCGGCGCTGACCAGCCCCAGGCGGTCGCCGAACTGCGCGATGCGCTCGACGCCGTAGCTCTCCGCGAGCTGCACCACCGGCACGTTGAGCGAGTTCTCGAGCGCGTTGCGCACCGTCACCGGGCCGCGGTAGCGGTCGTCGACGTTCTTCGGCGACCAGGTCGTGCGGTCGTAGCGCAGCGTGATCGGCTCGTCGTGCAGGATGGTCGCCGGCGTGATGCCGCTTCTCCGGTCGCCGATCGCCGCGAGATAGACGAACGGCTTGAACAGCGAGCCCACCTGACGGCGGGTGCGGATCGCACGGTCGAGCTGGCTCGCGAGGAAGTTGCGGCCGCCGACCAGCGCGCGCAGCGAGCCGTCGCGCGGGTCGAGCGCGACGACCGCGATCTGCACGGTCTCCTTGCCCGGCTGCTCGCGATCGAAGCGGCGTCCCGCCGCCTCGACCTCCTCGCTGGCGATGCGCTGCAGGCGGTAGTCGAGCGTCGTGTAGACCTCGCTGCCGAACGCGAGGCGGGTCGGGTCGAGCGCCTCCTCGCGCAGCTCGCGCCGGACCTGCTGCATGAACCAGACCTCGCTCGGCGCGCCGCGCCCCTTCGGCGGCTCGAGCTTCTCCTCGCGCGCCTTCTGCGCCTGCTCGGGCTCGATCCAGCCGAGCTCGAGCATGCGGTCGAGCACCTCGTTGCGCCGCCGGATCGCGTGCTCCGGGTGGCGCAGCGGCGAGTAGACGTTCGGCGCCCGGATCATGCCGGCGAGCAGCGCGCCCTCGGCGAGCGTCAGCTCCGAGACCGACTTGCCGAAGTAGACGGCGGCCCCTTCCGCGAAGCCGTAGATGCCGACCAGGCGATCGTGCCCGAGGTAGACGGTCGCGAGGTAGCACTCGAGGATCTCGCGCTTGTCGAAGCGCGCCTCGAGCAGCAGCGCCATCGGGATCTCGCGCAGCTTGCGGCTGATCGTCCGCTCCTGGGTCAGGAAGTGGTTCTTGACGATCTGCTGCGTGATCGTGCTGCCGCCCTGCTTCACCTCGCCCGCGAGCCAGTTGACGCGCAGCGCGCGCAGCAGCGCGCCGAGGTCGATGCCGCGGTGCGAGAGGAAGCGGTAGTCCTCGGCCGCGAGCACGGCGTCGACCACGACGGGCGGCACGTCCTCGAGACGCAGCGGACGCCGTCCCGTCCAGTGCGAGGTGAAGAGCCCCTCGAGCCGCCGCGGCTCGAGGCTGATCGTCTGCACCTGCGCGCCGTCGTCGGTCTCGATCGAGCGCACGCGCTTGCCGCCGTCGAGCTCGAGCGTCACGCGCTGCGCGGGGCGCTCGCCGTAGCCGTCGGGGTTGGGCGACGGGTTCAGGTAGATGTCGAGACGCTGCCCGGTGCGGCGGAACGTCCCCGGCTCGGTCGGACGCTCGGTGACCGCGCGGTAGCCGAGCTCCTGCAGCTCGTCGGCGATCCCGGCGGCGTCGACGTCCATGCCGACCGCGACCGCGCGCGGCGCGGCGTAGATCCGCACCGGGTGTCGCCAGCGAGCTTCGCCGAAGCCCCGCACCACCTGGCGATCGAGCAGGAACACGGCCGCACCCACCGCCACCGCGAGCAGGAGGAGCGCCCGCCGGAGGAGCCGCGGGGAGCGGCGGCGCTGCACTTCCGCGCCGGCTTCCACGCGAGCGATCTTAGAGCAGGCGCGCGGAAGCTGCGAACGCCCGGCACGCCGGAGTCGCGCCGCCGCGGCGATCGCGTGGCGTCGTGCGGGCGAGCCCGCCCGTCAGTTGAGCTGGTAGGTCGCCCGGAACCAGATCTCGTCGCGGTCGCGGAACAGGCCGAGGCCGGGGCCGAAGCCGTTGTTCTCGCTGCCGAAGGTGTGGATGTTGATGTACCGCGAGCTGAGGATGAACGAGTCGCTCACGCGGTAGACGAGGTCCGGCCAGATGCCGAGCGCGCCCCGGCCGTTCATCACGGCCGTGATGCCGGCGTTCAACTTGCCGTGCATGAAGTTCGACTCGAGGTGCGTCTGGAAGAAGTAGTCGAACACGGGGTTGTTGACGAAGTCGCAGCCGCCCGGACCGCCGTTGCAGCCCTCGACGACCGAGCCGGCCGGCGCCCCGCCCCTGCCCTGACGGATCAGCGCCGACGGCTTCAGGACGCCGCTCGCGCGGTAGTCCTTGTACTTGGTCTCGTCGGGGTTCGCGGTGAAGACGAACGCCGTCACCCAGATGAAGCTGTTCGACGGATTCAGCCAGCGGATGAAGATGTTGCGGTCGATGCCGAGCTCGCCGCGGATCAGGTTGATCTTGTCGTAGCGGCCGCAGGCCGCGAAGTTCTTCGGACCCGGCGCGTTGCACTCGGGGCTGAGGCCGCGCTCGATGTTGGTGTCGACGCGAAAGCCGGGCTGGTTGTTGAACACCTCGACCTCGGTGCGCACGATCGCGTTCAGGAGGTCGCTGTACCACGACGTCGCGGTGCCGATGACGTTGACGAGCGGGTACTCGGTGGAGGTGACGAGGCGCCCGGTGACGGGCGAGAGGCCGAGGTTGATCGCAACCGGCTCGGTCGGGAACGTCTTGTAGAACCAGACGCTGGTCGTGTAGTCGCCGATCACCGTCTGGAAGCGGACGCCCCAGCGCGAGTTGCCGGTCTTCGGCTGCGGGCGACGCTGGAACACCTCGACCGCGGGACCCGGCGCGGGCGGCGGCGCGGAGAACGGGCTGCCGCTCTGCATCTGCAGCGGCGACACCGTGGTGTCGAGCCATCCGGGAACCCAGTACGCGTCGATGAAGCCGCTCGACATCGGGCCGAGGTCGGTGAACAGCTGGTAGGTCGCGCGCAGCGTCCACAGCGGGATGCGCGCTTCGTCGATCTCGATGAACGCGCCCGGCGCGATCGTGGTGTCGAACGGATTGTTCGCGTCGAGCAGACCGATCGTGTCGGCCTCGCCCCAGGAGATCGCCTGGCGGCCGATGCGCACGAACAGCGGGCCCTTCGAGATGTTGACGTACGCCTCGTTGACGCGGATGCGGCGCGCGTAGATGTCGCGCACGTTGCGCGCGAGCGCGTTGCCCGCGATCGCCTGATTGCGCGTGTCGCCCTTGGTCTGGAACGCGCCGTGCGGACCCTGGTGAAATTTGATCTCGGCGGCGCGCTTCCGGTACTGCTTGGGGCCGAAGTCGTAGAGGCCGTCGTAGAAGCCCCACAGCGCGAGACGTCCGCTGAAGTCGTCGAGCCAGCCTTCCGGCAAGAGCGACGTCGCCTTCACCTCGAACTCGGGGTTGAAGAAGTTGCGCCACTGCATGACCTGGCCCGCGAACTTCGGCGGGTCGGTGACGAAGCGCTGGCTGTTCTCGGTCGCGAACGTCACCTGGCTGTAGGCCCGCATGCGCAGGCTCAACAGCTGGTTCTCGTCGAGGTAGAGGGCGTGCGCCTGGGAGGCGACGAGCGACGTCGTCGACGCCGCGATGATCAGGGCGATCGCACGATCGAGCTTCCGGCCGATCCCCTTGACGCACGATCGAACATCCATTGCGCCCCCTCCTGGCTCGTGGATTCAGCTTCGTCGTACTGCCCGGCTGAGCGGCGGCCGACACTATCGACGGCCCCTGGCGCGTGTCAACGAGAGCGCCATGTGCTGCGACGCGTCAGCCGTTGCAGCACGAGCATGGATGCTGCGAAGCTCCGCGCATGAGCCTCGACCTCGATCCGAAGAAGGCGGCGCTGCTCGTCGTCGAGCTGCAGAACGACATGGTGCACGAGTCGAACGTCGGGAAGCGCGGCCTCGGCGGCGCGCTCGCCGAGGCGGTGCACCGTCGCGGCGTGCTGCCGAAGGTCGCGCGACTGCTCGCCGTCGCGCGCGAGCACGCGGTGCCGGTCTTCTACATCAACGTCGCGAACAAGCCGGGCTTCCCGCGTCCGCGCGCGCGCATCTACGCGCTCGCCGCCAAGCGCGGTCCGCTGCTCGTCGAGGGCACGTGGGGCGCGCAGACGCACGAGGCCGTCAAGCCGGCGCCGCAGGACTACGTGCTCGAGCGCACCACGTCGGTCGACGGCTCGTACGGCACCGGGCTCTACGCGATCCTCGCACAGCTCCGCCGCGAGCAGCTCGCGGTCTGCGGCGTCTCGACGACGTTCGCGGTCGAGGGCATCGTGCGCGCGTCGCTCAACCGCGGCTACGAGATGTTCGTCGTCGAGGATTGCTGCGCCGGCGTGCCGCAGGAGTGGCACGACTGGTCGATCCGCAACACGCTGCCGCTGCTCGCGACGATCACGGACGCGGCCTCTCTCGAGGCCGCGATCCGCGGCTGATCGTCGACGCCAACGCTTCGGCGCTACTTCTTCGCGGTCGGGCGCGGCGTCATGTCGAGGTCCGGCGGCGGGACCTCGGGCAGCTTCCAGCGGATGTACGGCTTGTCCTTGAGCTCGTGGTACGCGTTGGCCATGTCGATGGCCTCGTGGAAGGCCTTCGCGAAGGCGTCGAAGTCCTGCGCCTCGAGCGGACCCTCGAGCGCCTTCCAGTTCTCTTCCATGTACTTGTTGAGCGCTTCCTCGTGCTTCGGACGCATGAACGCGCCGAGCTCCATCAGGCCCTTGATCTCCTTGTACTGGAACTTGGCCATCGGCCAGTTCTGCGCCTTGGCGGCGTAGTACAGCTTCCAGGTGCGCGCGCCGATCTCGGGCATGATGCGGGCAAGGCCTGGCTGGATGGTCGCAATGTCCTCAATGGTCATCGAGTTCTTGCCGCTCCAGAAGGTGAGCGCCTTGACCTTTTTCTCCAGTTCCTCGTCGGTCATCGAAGATGTCCTCCCTGCCAGGTCGTTTCCGTACCGCTCGCTACAGAGGCCTCGGCATATACGACGCTCGCGGGATGTTCCACCATCGTCGGCGCGGGCGTCTGCCACGCGCCGCGCGACGTGCTAGATCGGGGGGCATGAAGTACCGCTGCTGGTTCCAGTGCATCGACCCGGAGTGCGGCGAGAAGTACGACATCTTCGAGATCGTCTATCGCTGCCGCCGGTGCGGTGAGCTGCTCGAGGTCGAGCACGACGAGGAGCGCCTCAAGCGCACCAGCGCCGAGGGCTGGCGGCGGCTCTTCGACCGACGCATCCGCTCGACGACGTGGCCGTACGGCTCGGGCGTCTGGTGCCGGAAGGAGATGGTCCTGCCGCTCGTGCCCAACGACGACATCGTCAGCATGTACGAGGGCGGCTCGAACCTGTTCTGGGCCGAGCGTTTCGGGCGCGAGATCGGGCTGCCCGACCTGTGGGTCAAGCAGTGCGGCAACTCGCACACCGGGTCGTTCAAGGACCTCGGGATGACCGTGCTGGTGAGCGTCGTGAAGGCCATGCGCTCGCGCGGTCAGCACATCCCGGCGGTCGCCTGCGCCTCGACCGGCGACACGTCCGCCGCGCTCGCGGCGTACTGCGCGGCGGCCGGCATCCCGTCGGTCGTGCTCCTGCCGCGCAACAAGGTGTCGCTCGCGCAGCTCGTGCAGCCGATCTCGAACGGCGCCATCGTGCTGTCGCTCGACACCGACTTCGACGGCTGCATGCGCACCGTCCAGGAGCTCACCGAGAAGGAGAACATCTACCTCGCCAACTCGATGAACTCCTTGCGCATCGAGGGCCAGAAGACCGTCGGGATGGAGATCTGCCAGCAGTTCGACTGGGAGGTGCCGGACACGATCATCATCCCCGGCGGCAACCTCGGCAACGTGAGCGCGCTCGGCAAGGGCTTCCTGATGATGGAGCGCCTCGGCATGATCCACACTCGGCCGCGCATCGTGGTCGCGCAGGCCGAGCACGCAAACCCGCTCTACCTCGCGTACAAGACGGGCTTCAAGGAGTTCCGCCCGGTGCAGGCGAAGACCACGCTCGCGAGCGCCATCCAGATCGGCAATCCGGTCAGCTACAAGAAGGCGGTCCGGACGCTGCAGGAGTTCGACGGCATCGTCGAGCAGGCGAGCGAGGAAGAGCTCGCCGACGCCGCCGCGCAAGCGGACCGCACCGGAATGTTCAACTGCCCGCACACCGGCGTCGCGCTCGCCGTGCTGCTCAAGCTCTTGAAACGCGGGGTCATCGAGCGCGACGAGAAGGTGGTCGTGATCTCGACTGCACACGGACTCAAGTTCGCCGACCAGAAGGCGGCCTATCACCTCAAGCAGCTCCCCGGCATCGCGTCGCGCTTTGCGAACCAGCCGATCGAGCTGCCCAACGACCTCGGTCGCGTGCGCGACGCCCTGCACCGTCACATCGACGCGCTCGGCAACGCGACCAAGCAGTTCGTGGAGCACGCGTCGTGAGCGGACGCGCAGACGACATCAAGCGCAAGCGCCGCGCGTACACCACCGCCGTCCACGGCGGTGAGACGCGTCCGCGCCCGGCGAACGCGATCACCACGCCGATCTTCCAGACGGCGACCTACGTGTTCCGCGACACCGCCGAGCTCGTCGACTACATGTCGGGCAACATCGAGCGCGAGGAGTACGGGCGCTACGGCAACCCGACCCAGCGCATCGCCGAGCAGAAGTGCGCGGAGCTCGAGGGCGCCGAGGCCGGCCTCTCGTTCTCGAGCGGCATGGCCGCGATCACCACGACGCTGCTCGCGATCGTGCAGAGCGGACAGCACGTCATCCTCACCGACGACTGCTACCGCCGCACGCGGCAGTTCTGTCGCACCGTGCTCGCCAAGTTCGGCGTCGACGTGACGATCGTCGAGACCGGCAACGAGAAGGCGCTCGAGGAGGCGATCCGGCCGCAGACGCGCGTGCTGATCAGCGAGTCGCCGACCAACCCGTACAACAAGATCGTCGACCTCGATCGCATCGCCGAGATCGGCAAGAAGCACGGCATCCTGACGATCATCGACTCGACGCTCGCCACGCCGATCAACCAGAGCCCGATCGCGCACGGCATCGACCTCGTGCTGCACTCGGCGACGAAGTTCCTCGCCGGCCACAACGACGTGCTGGGCGGCGTGATCCTGGGCAACGCGTCGGTGATCGAGGCGATCCGGCAGTACCAGGGGGTGCTCGGCGCGATCCTCGATCCGCACGCGGCCTACCTGCTGATCCGCGGCCTGAAGACGCTGCCGTTGCGCGTCGAGCAGCACAACCGCAGCGCGCAGAAGATCGCCGAGGTGCTCGAGAAGCACCCGCGCGTCGAGCGCGTGCACTACGCGGGGCTGCCGTCACACCCCGGCCACGAGATCGCGCGCAAGCAGATGCGCGGCTTCGGCGGCGTGGTGAGCTTCGAGGTGAAGGGCGATCTGGAAGCCGCGTCGCGCGTCGTCGACGCCGTGAAGATCCCGCAGATCGCGCCGTCGATGGGCGGC containing:
- a CDS encoding aminotransferase class I/II-fold pyridoxal phosphate-dependent enzyme, which codes for MSGRADDIKRKRRAYTTAVHGGETRPRPANAITTPIFQTATYVFRDTAELVDYMSGNIEREEYGRYGNPTQRIAEQKCAELEGAEAGLSFSSGMAAITTTLLAIVQSGQHVILTDDCYRRTRQFCRTVLAKFGVDVTIVETGNEKALEEAIRPQTRVLISESPTNPYNKIVDLDRIAEIGKKHGILTIIDSTLATPINQSPIAHGIDLVLHSATKFLAGHNDVLGGVILGNASVIEAIRQYQGVLGAILDPHAAYLLIRGLKTLPLRVEQHNRSAQKIAEVLEKHPRVERVHYAGLPSHPGHEIARKQMRGFGGVVSFEVKGDLEAASRVVDAVKIPQIAPSMGGVESLIEQPALMSFFELTTEERLAIGIKDNLVRLSVGLEDTDDLIEDLLQALG
- the thrC gene encoding threonine synthase is translated as MKYRCWFQCIDPECGEKYDIFEIVYRCRRCGELLEVEHDEERLKRTSAEGWRRLFDRRIRSTTWPYGSGVWCRKEMVLPLVPNDDIVSMYEGGSNLFWAERFGREIGLPDLWVKQCGNSHTGSFKDLGMTVLVSVVKAMRSRGQHIPAVACASTGDTSAALAAYCAAAGIPSVVLLPRNKVSLAQLVQPISNGAIVLSLDTDFDGCMRTVQELTEKENIYLANSMNSLRIEGQKTVGMEICQQFDWEVPDTIIIPGGNLGNVSALGKGFLMMERLGMIHTRPRIVVAQAEHANPLYLAYKTGFKEFRPVQAKTTLASAIQIGNPVSYKKAVRTLQEFDGIVEQASEEELADAAAQADRTGMFNCPHTGVALAVLLKLLKRGVIERDEKVVVISTAHGLKFADQKAAYHLKQLPGIASRFANQPIELPNDLGRVRDALHRHIDALGNATKQFVEHAS